Proteins encoded by one window of Yamadazyma tenuis chromosome 2, complete sequence:
- the cpc2 gene encoding 40S ribosomal protein RACK1 (COG:T; BUSCO:EOG092636T6; EggNog:ENOG503NUKD) has translation MASQEVLVLRGTLEGHNGWVTSLATTAAHPDLLLSGSRDKTLITWKLTGGEDSQYGVPKKSFKGHSHIVQDVTISADGAYALSGSWDKTLRLWDLETGECTKRFVGHTGDVLSVSIAQNLRQIVSASRDKTVKVWNTIGECMQTLTGHGDWVSAVRFSPKENDVSTVISASWDKTIKSWDLSEYKLNADFIGHTGYISCITISPDGSLCASAGKDGAIILWDLNVHKSLYTLNAGSEVHALAFSPSRYWVAAATSTGIKIFNLQERSLLDELKPEFAIGAKAKDPEPISLTWSADGQTLFAGYTDSLIRVWQVMTSSA, from the exons ATGGCTagtcaagaagttttaGTTTTAAGAGGAACCTTAGAAGGTCACAACGGCTGGGTCACCTCCCTTGCCACCACCGCCGCTCACCCagacttgttgttgtctGGTTCCAGAGACAAGACTTTGATCACCTGGAAATTGACCGGAGGTGAAGACTCTCAATACGGTGTGCCAAAGAAGTCTTTCAAGGGACACTCTCACATTGTCCAAGATGTCACCATTTCTGCTGATGGTGCTTATGCTTTGTCTGGTTCATGGGACAAGACCTTGAGATTGTGGGATTTGGAAACCGGTGAATGTACCAAGAGATTTGTTGGACACACTGGAGACGTTTTGTCTGTGTCTATTGCTCAGAACTTGAGACAAATTGTTTCTGCTTCCAGAGACAAGACCGTCAAGGTCTGGAACACCATTGGTGAATGTATGCAAACCTTGACCGGTCACGGTGACTGGGTTTCTGCTGTCAGATTCTCTCCAAAGGAAAACGATGTGTCTACTGTCATTTCTGCTTCTTGGGATAAGACTATTAAG TCCTGGGATTTGTCTGAGTACAAATTGAACGCCGACTTCATTGGCCACACCGGATACATCTCCTGTATCACCATCTCCCCAGATGGATCTTTGTGTGCTTCTGCTGGTAAGGACGGTGCCATCATCTTGTGGGATTTGAACGTCCACAAGTCTTTGTACACCTTGAACGCCGGTAGCGAAGTCCATGCTTTGGCCTTCTCTCCTTCCAGATACTGGGTGGCTGCTGCCACCTCCACTGGtatcaagatcttcaacttgcAAGAAAGATCTTTGTTGGATGAATTGAAGCCTGAATTTGCCATTGGTGCTAAGGCCAAGGACCCAGAACCAATCTCTTTGACCTGGTCCGCCGATGGTCAAACCTTGTTTGCCGGTTACACCGACAGCTTGATCAGAGTTTGGCAAGTCATGACCTCTTCTGCTTAG